The Couchioplanes caeruleus sequence CTCAAGACCCAGGGCATCGACGCCGGCAAAAAGATCGCCGGCCGTAAACGCGGCATCATCACCGACACCCTCGGCCTGCTGCTCGCCGTGATCGTCACCGCCGCCAGCGTCAGCGACAACGTGATCGGCAACGATCTGCTCGACCAGGCCACCGCCACCCACTCCGCCCTGACCAAGACCTGGGTCGATGCCGGCTTCAAAGTCAAAACCGTCGAACACGGCGCCAGTCTCGACATCGACGTCGAGATCGTCAACAAAGAACCGCAGGTCAAAGGCTTCAACGTGGTCAAACGACGCTGGGTCGTCGAGCGCACCATTGGCTGGCTCATGCACCACCGCCGCCTGGTGCGCGACTACGAAACCCGGCCCAGCAACTCCGAAGCCATGATCACCCTTGCCATGATCGACAACCTCGCTCGCCGAATCACCGGCGAAACCACCCCAACCTGGCGAGACCCTCAAATTACATAACACCACAAAATACGTTAATCAGACGTCCTCTTAGAGTTGTTCGTTCGGGGACGGTTCTTCCGGATGCTCCTGATCATCCGGTGCTTGGAGGGCGTCACCGATGGATTCGATGGCGTGGCGCTGGAGTCGAAGCCGAACGTGGGAGTAGATGTCGGCGGTGGTGTGGATCTGCGCGTGGCCGAGTAGGTCCTTGATGGTCACCAGGTCGACGCCCTGTTCCAGGAGCAGCGTTGCGCAGGTGTGGCGTAGGTCGTGAAACCGGATGTGTCGCACGTCCGCTAAGTCGCAGATGTCGCGGTGGCTCCGATAGACGGTCGCAGGATCCAGGGGTCCGCCGGTGGGTGTGGTGAAGACCAGGTCGTTGTCTTGCCAGGTGGTGCCCGCCTCCCGTCGGTCGATCTGCTGGCGTTGTTGATGCCGTTTGAGGGTGGTCAGGCTGTCCCGGGGGATGACGATCCGTCTGGCTGAGCGTTCGGTCTTGACCGGCTGGAACGTTGCTCCGCCTCGGGTTCGGGCAAACGTTCGTCGAACGTAGAGGTGCCCTTGCTTCATGTCGATGTCGCTCCACCGCAGTCCGAGGAGTTCGCCCTTACGAAGACCGGTACGGAGCGCCAGCTCGAACAAGGCTGCCTGCCGGTGGTAGGCGGCGACGAGGAGGTATTTTCGGGATTCGCCGAGGGTGAAGGGTTGAAAGTCGCTCTTCGGGGTCGGCAGCCGCACGGGTGACGCGACGTTGCGGCCGATCAGGTCTTCGCGTACTCCGTCGGCGAGCGCCGAGGAGAGCACTGCGCGAACGTAGCGCAGGGTACCGACCGCTACGGTTTTGCGGCAGCAGTCACCGACCGCACAGCAGACGGGACCACCCTTGCGCCGTACGTCGCGCTCCTTCGCACAACACCGGCAGGCGACGGCAATCTCGTTGAGGAACGCCCGGACCTGGGAGACGGTGAGGGCGCCCAGTCGGCGGTGTCCGAGACCGGGGATCAGGAAGTCGTTGACCAAACCGGCATACGTCTCGAAGGTGGTGGCTCGGACCCGCCTCTTGGCCACGGTGTGCAGCCAGGTGGTCAGGTAATCGCCGACTGTGACGGCGGGATCCTTGGCGACGGCGGCGGTGCCGCGCACCGAGTCGGCCAGCTTCTCGATCAGCTTGTCGGAGGCTTCCTTGCGGGTATCGCCGTAGACGTAGACGCGCTTGCGGGTGCCGTCGGCGGCGTGCAGGTACCCGGCGCCGCACCATCGGCCGTCGAGGCGCTGGTAAATAGTGCCTTCTCCGTTGGCTTTCTTACCGGCCATGACGAGCCTCCTTCACCAGCGAGTCGAGGTAGCCACTGAGCGCGGCGGCGGGAATCCGACGGCAGCGTCCGATCTGTACCGACGCGAGCCGGTGCGACCGGATGAGGTCGTAGACGCTGTGCTTGCCGAGTTGTAGCCGAGCCATCACGTCCTTGACCGTCAGCAGGTCCGGGCTCATGCACGTCCCTCCCGCCCGGCGTAATGCCAGTCCTTGACCACGAACAGCGAGGTGGCCGGGTCGAGGCCGAGCCGTTGCCTGGTCTGGGCTTCGGCAAACGCGCGGCGTTCGGCCCGCAGTGCGGTGAAGCTGGTCGAGTACGTGCGGGACTTGGACAAGAAGTGTCCTCGGTATCCGGCCTGGTGAGCCCACCGGCGGAGATTCATGGAGGCAAGCGCCGGTTGGGCGCCCAGCCGCCAAGTCGTCTCCACCAGAGTCCGGGGGTGTTCGCCTACCCGGTCCAGGTGGATGCCTGCTCGTCGGCCGGTGCCGTTGCAGCCCAGGCACAGCGCCGCCGGCCCGGTCTCCCGCTGAGGTGGAATGGACCCGTGGCCGTCGCAAGCGCGGCAGCACAGCGGGGCGATGGTCACGCCAGCAGTCTCCGCGGCCTTGGTGGCGTACTTGGCGACATAGCGCGCGACGGTCTGCTCGGACAGGTCCGCTGTTCTAGTCGTGATGCGTTGGATGTCGATCCGGCGTCCCCAGGCCAGCGCCCGAGCCTCGCAAACCCGAGTTGCCGGGGTGCCCACGCGGACCTTGCGGACGGCTGCACGGATTGCCTTGCCGAGCAGTTCAATAGTTGCCCAGGCGGGCGGCGGGGTGTGGGGGCCGTCTGGCCCGTCGAGGCGGACGATGGCATGGAAGTGCACGACGCCTCGCGCCTGGAACTCGGCGACCTTGGCAAAGACCAGCCGGACCTGACTGCCAGCTTCCTTGCGCG is a genomic window containing:
- a CDS encoding IS5 family transposase produces the protein MTERRAYPSDLSDARWALIAPRLTAWRQARTDARTAIGIKGRTPSHDLREIFNAILYVNRTGIAWRYLPHDFPPHATVYGYFALWSKEGIFTALNYNLTGLVRDHHGRSAEPTASIMDTQSVKTSTNVPLKTQGIDAGKKIAGRKRGIITDTLGLLLAVIVTAASVSDNVIGNDLLDQATATHSALTKTWVDAGFKVKTVEHGASLDIDVEIVNKEPQVKGFNVVKRRWVVERTIGWLMHHRRLVRDYETRPSNSEAMITLAMIDNLARRITGETTPTWRDPQIT
- a CDS encoding tyrosine-type recombinase/integrase, with translation MAGKKANGEGTIYQRLDGRWCGAGYLHAADGTRKRVYVYGDTRKEASDKLIEKLADSVRGTAAVAKDPAVTVGDYLTTWLHTVAKRRVRATTFETYAGLVNDFLIPGLGHRRLGALTVSQVRAFLNEIAVACRCCAKERDVRRKGGPVCCAVGDCCRKTVAVGTLRYVRAVLSSALADGVREDLIGRNVASPVRLPTPKSDFQPFTLGESRKYLLVAAYHRQAALFELALRTGLRKGELLGLRWSDIDMKQGHLYVRRTFARTRGGATFQPVKTERSARRIVIPRDSLTTLKRHQQRQQIDRREAGTTWQDNDLVFTTPTGGPLDPATVYRSHRDICDLADVRHIRFHDLRHTCATLLLEQGVDLVTIKDLLGHAQIHTTADIYSHVRLRLQRHAIESIGDALQAPDDQEHPEEPSPNEQL
- a CDS encoding helix-turn-helix domain-containing protein: MSPDLLTVKDVMARLQLGKHSVYDLIRSHRLASVQIGRCRRIPAAALSGYLDSLVKEARHGR
- a CDS encoding replication initiator, yielding MTPLTPNTDPSALLRVTDHVQLRHRGGQCSRPLRLAGTHLLVESGTGRIVEHVTASELPGRTLALRCRNRRASICPACSALYKLDAYHLFAAGLRGGKDTPEQVGAHPRLFITLTAPSFGKVHLGPNRRGIPRRCHPGTCGAGHPTGDPVIGTPLDLTSYDYAGQVLFNAHAGRLWAEFTTATRRSLAALARLTRKEAGSQVRLVFAKVAEFQARGVVHFHAIVRLDGPDGPHTPPPAWATIELLGKAIRAAVRKVRVGTPATRVCEARALAWGRRIDIQRITTRTADLSEQTVARYVAKYATKAAETAGVTIAPLCCRACDGHGSIPPQRETGPAALCLGCNGTGRRAGIHLDRVGEHPRTLVETTWRLGAQPALASMNLRRWAHQAGYRGHFLSKSRTYSTSFTALRAERRAFAEAQTRQRLGLDPATSLFVVKDWHYAGREGRA